The Cystobacter fuscus DSM 2262 genome includes a region encoding these proteins:
- a CDS encoding TetR/AcrR family transcriptional regulator, with amino-acid sequence MSSTPPPTSRRERPAKPALTRQSIVSAALDVVREEGLERLTMRRLATELDTGAASLYVYFRNVAELHAGVLDELLGTVDLGGGKGDWRTRLVGVLRSYTQVLFEQPSLARSAMVSRPSGPHYLALLERLLALLAEGGVPDAQAAWGVDLLLLYATSTAVEHGSRGEAGNEEDEVNVLAATLRTLSAASHPHIAALGDDLLSGPGTDRLTWGFDVLLNGIARTSRPRR; translated from the coding sequence ATGAGTTCGACCCCACCACCCACCAGCCGTCGTGAGCGCCCAGCCAAGCCGGCGCTCACCCGCCAGAGCATCGTGAGTGCCGCCCTGGACGTGGTCCGCGAGGAAGGACTGGAGCGGCTGACCATGCGCCGGCTGGCCACCGAGCTGGATACGGGCGCGGCGTCGCTCTACGTCTACTTCCGCAACGTCGCCGAGCTACACGCCGGCGTGCTCGACGAGCTGCTGGGCACCGTCGACCTCGGCGGTGGGAAGGGCGACTGGCGAACCCGGCTCGTCGGGGTGCTGCGCTCCTACACCCAGGTGCTGTTCGAGCAGCCCAGCCTCGCCCGGTCCGCGATGGTCTCCCGTCCCTCGGGACCGCACTACCTGGCATTGCTGGAGAGGCTGCTGGCCCTCCTCGCCGAGGGCGGCGTGCCCGACGCCCAGGCGGCGTGGGGGGTCGATCTGCTCCTGCTGTATGCCACGAGCACGGCGGTCGAGCATGGCTCCCGCGGTGAGGCCGGGAACGAAGAGGACGAGGTCAACGTCCTGGCCGCCACGCTGCGCACCCTCTCGGCGGCCAGTCACCCACACATCGCCGCGCTCGGTGACGACCTGTTGTCCGGCCCCGGCACCGACCGCCTCACCTGGGGTTTCGACGTCCTGCTCAACGGAATCGCGCGCACCTCCAGACCGCGGCGCTGA
- a CDS encoding FAD-dependent oxidoreductase, whose protein sequence is MTATPSITIVGAGLGGLTLARVLTRSGIHATLYDLDASPTARHQGGMLDIHEDSGQRALREAGLFEQFLPLIQPGGEELRILDKNATVRLAHEGGGGRPEVERGALRDLLLSSLPEGTVRWGSKVTAIRALGDGRHQLTLGNGDVVDTELLIGADGAWSKVRPLVSAAVPVYSGLSFIEAHLNEADTRHQASAALVGRGSMFALGAHKGMLAHRGGKGELHVYIALMKPADWAASLDVTDPAAIKAHLLKHFAGWDDSLLALISDADDHLVPRPIHALPVGHSWPRTPGVTLLGDAAHLMSPFAGEGANLAMLDGAELGRALVTHPGDVEAALAAYERELFPRSEKSAAESAANLIEFFKPDAPQGILDMMARYAAVG, encoded by the coding sequence ATGACCGCGACCCCCTCGATCACCATCGTCGGAGCCGGACTGGGCGGATTGACCCTTGCCCGCGTCCTGACCCGCTCCGGCATCCACGCCACCCTCTACGATCTCGACGCCTCACCCACTGCCCGCCACCAGGGCGGAATGCTGGACATCCACGAGGACTCCGGCCAGCGAGCCCTGCGTGAGGCCGGGCTGTTCGAGCAGTTCCTGCCGCTGATCCAACCTGGCGGCGAGGAGCTGCGCATCCTGGACAAGAACGCGACCGTGCGCCTGGCCCACGAGGGCGGAGGGGGCCGGCCCGAGGTCGAGCGCGGCGCGCTGCGCGACCTCCTGCTGTCCTCCCTGCCCGAGGGCACGGTCCGCTGGGGCTCCAAGGTCACCGCCATCCGCGCGCTGGGCGACGGCCGGCACCAACTGACGCTGGGCAACGGGGACGTGGTCGACACCGAGCTGCTGATCGGCGCCGACGGAGCCTGGTCCAAGGTCCGTCCCCTCGTGTCGGCGGCCGTGCCGGTCTACTCGGGGCTGTCCTTCATCGAGGCCCACCTGAACGAGGCCGACACCCGGCATCAAGCCAGCGCCGCCCTCGTGGGCCGAGGCTCGATGTTCGCGCTGGGCGCGCACAAGGGAATGCTCGCCCACCGCGGAGGCAAGGGCGAGCTGCACGTCTACATCGCGCTGATGAAGCCGGCCGACTGGGCGGCCTCCCTCGACGTCACCGACCCGGCCGCCATCAAGGCCCACCTGCTGAAGCACTTCGCCGGCTGGGACGACTCGCTGCTCGCGCTGATCTCCGACGCCGACGACCACCTCGTGCCCCGGCCCATCCACGCCCTGCCGGTCGGGCATTCCTGGCCCCGGACGCCGGGGGTCACCCTGCTCGGCGACGCCGCCCACCTGATGTCGCCCTTCGCCGGGGAGGGCGCCAACCTGGCCATGCTCGACGGGGCCGAACTCGGGAGGGCGCTCGTCACCCACCCGGGCGACGTGGAAGCAGCGCTGGCGGCGTACGAGCGGGAGCTGTTCCCCCGGAGCGAGAAGTCGGCCGCCGAGTCCGCCGCCAACCTCATCGAGTTCTTCAAGCCCGACGCCCCCCAGGGCATCCTGGACATGATGGCCCGGTACGCCGCGGTTGGCTGA
- a CDS encoding tetratricopeptide repeat protein, giving the protein MPLLYHPAMSDARLEQFKKMAAQFPDAPMAHFSLGKALLEARRYAEAAEALETAVRLDPQYAAALVSLGDAYSGAGQTSRAREVLTRARDTALAQSHASLAEEIDERLSGLE; this is encoded by the coding sequence ATGCCTCTCCTCTATCACCCCGCCATGAGCGACGCCCGGTTGGAGCAGTTCAAGAAGATGGCCGCCCAGTTCCCCGACGCCCCCATGGCGCACTTCTCCCTGGGCAAGGCCCTGTTGGAGGCGCGGCGCTACGCCGAGGCGGCCGAGGCCCTGGAGACCGCCGTCCGCCTGGATCCCCAGTACGCCGCCGCCCTGGTGTCCCTGGGAGACGCCTACTCTGGAGCCGGGCAGACGTCCCGGGCGCGCGAGGTGCTCACCCGCGCCCGCGACACGGCGCTCGCCCAGAGCCACGCGAGCCTCGCCGAGGAGATCGACGAGCGGCTGTCCGGGCTGGAGTGA
- a CDS encoding glutamate-5-semialdehyde dehydrogenase yields MSVAKQDVRSLAEAARKASRVLASAPTAQKDEALRAMARHLRAALPSLLAANAEDVAAARAAGKPPAFLDRLLLDAARVEAMARAVEEVANLKDPVGERTEEWDRPNGLHVSKVRLPLGVVLMIYEARPNVTSDAAALCLKSGNAALLRGGSEAARSNAAIAAALGAGLTEVGLPAASIQPVPPGERETLLELLKLEGLIDLCIPRGGESLIRFVAENARIPVVKHYKGVCHVYVHAAADLEMATRIVLNAKTSRPGVCNAAECLLVDRTIAGRFLPQVGRELAARGVELRADATSAGILGQAGVAARPASEEDWGREYLELILAIRVVDGLDEALEHIGRYGSEHTEAIVTADAGVAGRFTREAQASAVVWNASTRFNDGGELGLGAEIGISTSRLHAFGPMGLRELTSQKYVIHGQGQVR; encoded by the coding sequence ATGTCCGTTGCCAAGCAAGACGTGCGCTCCCTCGCCGAGGCCGCCCGCAAGGCCTCGCGCGTGCTCGCCTCCGCCCCCACCGCCCAGAAGGACGAGGCCCTGCGTGCCATGGCCCGCCACCTGCGCGCCGCCCTGCCCTCGCTGCTGGCCGCCAACGCCGAGGACGTGGCCGCCGCGCGCGCCGCGGGCAAGCCCCCGGCCTTCCTGGACCGGCTCCTGCTGGACGCCGCACGGGTGGAGGCCATGGCCCGGGCGGTGGAGGAGGTGGCGAACCTGAAGGATCCGGTGGGCGAGCGGACGGAGGAGTGGGACCGGCCCAACGGCCTGCACGTGAGCAAGGTGCGGCTGCCGCTGGGGGTGGTGCTGATGATCTACGAGGCCCGGCCCAACGTGACGAGCGACGCGGCGGCGCTGTGCCTCAAGAGTGGCAACGCGGCGCTCCTGCGCGGAGGCAGCGAGGCGGCGCGCTCCAACGCGGCCATCGCGGCGGCGCTGGGGGCGGGGCTCACCGAGGTGGGGCTGCCGGCCGCGAGCATCCAGCCGGTGCCCCCGGGCGAGCGCGAGACGCTGCTGGAGCTGCTCAAGCTCGAGGGCCTCATCGACCTGTGCATTCCCCGGGGCGGCGAGAGCCTCATCCGCTTCGTGGCGGAGAACGCGCGCATTCCCGTGGTGAAGCACTACAAGGGCGTCTGCCACGTGTACGTGCACGCCGCGGCGGACCTGGAGATGGCCACGCGCATCGTGCTCAACGCCAAGACGAGCCGTCCGGGGGTGTGCAACGCCGCCGAGTGTCTGCTGGTGGACCGGACCATCGCCGGGCGCTTCCTGCCCCAGGTGGGCCGGGAGCTCGCGGCGCGGGGCGTGGAGCTGCGCGCGGACGCGACCTCGGCGGGGATTCTGGGGCAGGCCGGCGTGGCGGCGCGGCCCGCGTCCGAGGAAGACTGGGGCCGGGAGTACCTGGAGCTCATCCTGGCCATCCGGGTGGTGGACGGGCTGGACGAGGCGCTGGAGCACATCGGCCGCTACGGCAGCGAGCACACCGAGGCCATCGTCACGGCGGATGCCGGGGTGGCCGGGCGCTTCACCCGGGAAGCCCAGGCGAGCGCGGTGGTCTGGAACGCCTCCACGCGCTTCAACGACGGGGGAGAACTGGGCCTGGGGGCCGAAATCGGGATTTCCACCAGCCGACTGCACGCCTTTGGACCCATGGGCCTGAGAGAATTGACGAGTCAAAAGTACGTCATCCACGGACAGGGCCAGGTGCGCTAG
- the rsfS gene encoding ribosome silencing factor: MATKKTTKKPAAKKKSATKTPAARKKTAAKKTTAKKLAVRKKPSVRKKKAPAPAAAAPAILENPRAHALARKIANLLSDKKAVDIVILDVRGMTSYADYVVVASGESDRQVSSMAEHVLVKLKESEGLRPVGHEGMDTGQWVLLDFGEVVAHIFYSEMRAHYDLEGIWADARREKVA; this comes from the coding sequence ATGGCGACCAAGAAGACGACGAAGAAGCCGGCGGCGAAGAAGAAGAGCGCGACGAAGACGCCCGCCGCCCGCAAGAAGACGGCCGCGAAGAAGACGACGGCGAAGAAGCTGGCCGTGCGCAAGAAGCCGTCCGTCCGCAAGAAGAAGGCGCCCGCGCCGGCGGCGGCGGCTCCAGCCATCCTGGAGAATCCGCGCGCCCATGCGCTCGCGCGAAAGATCGCCAACCTGCTGTCGGACAAGAAGGCCGTGGACATCGTCATCCTCGACGTGCGCGGCATGACGTCCTACGCCGACTACGTCGTGGTGGCCTCGGGTGAGAGTGACCGGCAGGTGTCCTCCATGGCCGAGCACGTGCTCGTCAAGCTCAAGGAGAGCGAGGGCCTGCGCCCCGTGGGCCACGAGGGCATGGACACCGGCCAGTGGGTGCTCCTGGACTTCGGCGAGGTGGTCGCCCACATCTTCTACTCGGAGATGCGCGCCCACTATGACCTCGAGGGCATCTGGGCCGACGCGCGCCGGGAGAAGGTGGCCTGA
- a CDS encoding 23S rRNA (pseudouridine(1915)-N(3))-methyltransferase RlmH: protein MKVRLVSVGRDRSGLYEPAVQEYASRLAHYTRFELVELPEAGGKKGKATDARALEADALLARRKPQDLLVALDERGKLLDSVEFSRYVGRARDGAKDLLLVIGGDEGLDERVRQSADLILSLSKMTLPHRLARVVLVEQLYRAFTLLKGEPYHK, encoded by the coding sequence CTGAAGGTCCGGCTCGTCTCGGTGGGCAGGGATCGCTCGGGCCTCTATGAGCCCGCGGTCCAGGAGTACGCCTCGCGCCTGGCCCACTACACCCGCTTCGAGCTGGTGGAGCTGCCCGAGGCCGGTGGCAAGAAGGGCAAGGCCACGGACGCCCGCGCGCTCGAGGCCGACGCCCTGCTCGCTCGCAGGAAGCCGCAAGACTTGCTGGTGGCGCTCGACGAGCGGGGCAAGCTGCTCGACTCGGTGGAGTTCAGCCGCTACGTGGGCCGGGCCCGGGATGGCGCGAAGGATCTCCTCCTCGTCATCGGTGGGGACGAGGGGCTGGACGAGCGGGTGCGGCAGTCGGCCGACCTCATCCTCTCACTGTCGAAGATGACGCTGCCGCACCGCCTGGCGCGCGTGGTGCTGGTGGAGCAGCTCTACCGCGCCTTCACGCTCCTCAAGGGCGAGCCGTACCACAAATAG
- a CDS encoding RNA ligase RtcB family protein has translation MNSTLPRVRVIASPQSWVEGEALRQLEAAARLPGMRSAVGLPDLHPGKGAPVGAAFTSQGVFYPFLVGNDIGCGMGLWALDLPARKAKPERWAARLDLEGPWEGDAEAMLADAGVRPCGFEASLGTVGGGNHFAEVQRVEAVHDASTFQTLKLETDRLLLLVHSGSRGLGEHILRAHVDRHGAGSLAEESAEARTYLARHDQAVGWARANRAAIAERVMRGVSAAGRRVLDVCHNSVTPKEWEGGRGWLHRKGAAPSDQGPVVIPGSRGALSYLVLPLGDGEDHAHSLAHGAGRKWTRTHARERLRERFTPDALLRTTFKSHVVCEDRDLLFEEAPPAYKAIDRVVGDLVDAGLVRVVATLAPLLTYKTRSRRE, from the coding sequence ATGAACTCCACCCTGCCCCGCGTCCGTGTCATCGCCTCGCCCCAGTCGTGGGTGGAGGGAGAAGCCCTGCGTCAACTCGAGGCCGCCGCGCGGCTTCCCGGCATGCGCTCCGCGGTGGGCCTGCCAGACCTGCACCCGGGCAAGGGCGCTCCCGTGGGCGCCGCGTTCACCTCGCAAGGCGTCTTCTATCCCTTCCTGGTGGGCAACGACATCGGGTGCGGCATGGGGCTGTGGGCGTTGGATCTGCCCGCGCGCAAGGCGAAGCCGGAGCGATGGGCCGCGCGACTGGACCTGGAGGGCCCCTGGGAGGGCGACGCGGAGGCGATGCTCGCGGACGCGGGCGTCAGGCCCTGCGGCTTCGAGGCCTCGCTCGGCACCGTGGGCGGCGGCAACCACTTCGCCGAGGTGCAGCGGGTGGAGGCGGTGCACGACGCGAGCACCTTCCAGACGCTGAAGCTGGAGACGGATCGGCTGCTGCTGCTGGTGCACTCCGGCTCGCGGGGCCTGGGAGAACACATCCTGCGCGCGCACGTGGACCGGCATGGCGCGGGGAGCCTCGCGGAGGAGTCGGCCGAGGCGCGCACCTACCTCGCGCGGCATGATCAGGCGGTGGGCTGGGCGCGGGCCAACCGCGCCGCCATCGCCGAGCGGGTGATGCGGGGCGTGAGCGCGGCGGGGCGGCGGGTGCTCGATGTCTGCCACAACAGCGTCACCCCCAAGGAGTGGGAGGGCGGACGGGGCTGGCTGCACCGCAAGGGCGCGGCGCCCTCGGATCAAGGGCCGGTGGTGATTCCCGGCAGCCGCGGCGCGCTGAGCTACCTGGTGCTGCCCCTGGGAGACGGCGAGGACCATGCCCACAGCCTCGCGCACGGGGCGGGCCGCAAGTGGACGCGCACCCATGCCCGCGAGCGCCTGCGCGAGCGCTTCACCCCCGATGCGCTCCTGCGCACCACCTTCAAGAGCCACGTCGTGTGCGAGGACCGCGACCTGCTCTTCGAGGAGGCCCCTCCCGCGTACAAGGCCATCGATCGCGTGGTGGGCGATCTAGTCGATGCTGGACTCGTGCGCGTGGTGGCCACGCTCGCCCCGCTGCTGACCTACAAGACCCGGAGCCGGCGGGAGTAG
- a CDS encoding glutathione S-transferase family protein has protein sequence MIKLYQSHPSGNCYKIRLLLHQLAIPFETVEVDIAAGQTRTPEFKAKNPIAKLPTVELEPGVFLAESNAILWYFAEGTPFIPSDKLERARMLQWMSFEQYSHEPYIAVARAWVSLFGIPTGKEQELEERIHKGYAALDVMEGELKKRPFFAGDTYSLADIALYAYTHVADEGRFELGRYRAIRAWFERVQAQPRHLRLRDQA, from the coding sequence ATGATCAAGCTCTACCAGTCCCATCCCTCGGGAAATTGCTACAAGATCCGCCTGCTGCTGCACCAGCTCGCCATTCCCTTCGAGACGGTGGAGGTGGACATCGCCGCCGGGCAGACCCGCACGCCGGAATTCAAGGCGAAGAATCCCATCGCCAAGCTGCCCACCGTGGAGCTGGAGCCGGGCGTGTTCCTCGCCGAGTCCAATGCCATCCTCTGGTACTTCGCCGAGGGCACGCCCTTCATCCCCTCGGACAAGCTGGAGCGGGCGCGGATGCTGCAGTGGATGTCCTTCGAGCAGTACAGCCACGAGCCCTACATCGCCGTGGCGCGCGCGTGGGTCTCCCTCTTCGGGATTCCCACGGGCAAGGAGCAGGAACTGGAGGAGCGCATCCACAAGGGCTACGCCGCGCTGGACGTGATGGAGGGCGAGCTCAAGAAGCGCCCCTTCTTCGCCGGAGACACCTACAGCCTCGCGGACATCGCGCTGTATGCCTATACGCACGTGGCGGACGAGGGCCGCTTCGAGCTGGGACGCTACCGGGCCATCCGCGCCTGGTTCGAGCGGGTGCAGGCCCAGCCGCGCCACCTGCGCCTGCGAGACCAGGCATGA
- a CDS encoding GNAT family N-acetyltransferase, giving the protein MMRILPGDLDDPRVIGLLDIHLKSAREETAPGSAHALDLTGLRASGIRLWTIWEDETLLGVGALKRLSPEHGEIKSMHTAQSMRGRGAGSAMLRHIIETARASGMSRLSLETGSWDYFQPARALYRSHGFVECPPFGDYVLDPNSVFMTLEL; this is encoded by the coding sequence ATGATGCGAATCCTCCCAGGAGACCTCGACGACCCGCGCGTCATCGGGCTGCTCGACATCCACCTGAAGAGCGCCCGGGAGGAAACGGCACCGGGCAGTGCGCATGCCCTGGATCTCACCGGGCTGCGCGCATCCGGCATCCGCCTCTGGACGATCTGGGAGGACGAGACGCTCCTGGGTGTCGGCGCGCTGAAGCGGCTCTCGCCCGAGCATGGTGAGATCAAATCGATGCATACGGCGCAATCCATGCGCGGCCGGGGCGCAGGGAGCGCCATGTTGCGCCACATCATCGAGACCGCACGGGCCAGCGGCATGTCGCGCCTCAGCCTGGAAACGGGCTCCTGGGACTATTTCCAGCCCGCACGGGCACTCTACAGGAGCCATGGCTTCGTGGAGTGCCCACCGTTCGGCGACTATGTGCTCGACCCGAACAGCGTCTTCATGACGCTCGAACTGTGA
- a CDS encoding LysR family transcriptional regulator, with product MFDLDLTDLRAFARIADLKSVSAAARALNMPKSSVSRSLARLEAVVGTALVERSNRHVRLTDAGALLHPHALRIMNDVDEAETALGGFVGVPRGTLRVSAPLSYVHTLIAPMLPTFLASYPEVRVVLDLNHRNVDMIAQEIDVAIRMGSLVDSGLVARRLPSLEMWLCASPSYLKARGTPTSVADLAGHDFMDRIDGTTEWTFDTPGRGKEHIAIYPRAVCPEPAVGLVMLMGGAGIGRLPRFMAEKAIAAGELVRVLPQTKPDTTEVNALYPSHRSLSAKVRVFIDALTAHLGGKKPR from the coding sequence ATGTTCGACCTGGACCTGACCGATCTGCGCGCCTTCGCGCGCATCGCCGACTTGAAGAGTGTCTCGGCCGCCGCGCGAGCGTTGAACATGCCGAAGTCGTCCGTCAGCCGTTCACTCGCCCGGCTGGAGGCCGTCGTGGGCACCGCGCTGGTGGAACGATCCAATCGCCATGTGCGGCTCACGGACGCGGGGGCGCTGCTGCACCCGCACGCCTTGCGAATCATGAACGACGTGGACGAGGCCGAGACGGCGCTGGGGGGCTTCGTCGGCGTACCGCGCGGCACCCTGCGGGTGAGCGCGCCGCTCTCGTACGTCCACACCCTGATCGCGCCGATGCTGCCCACGTTCCTCGCGAGCTATCCCGAGGTCCGGGTGGTGCTCGATCTCAACCATCGCAACGTCGATATGATCGCCCAGGAGATCGACGTGGCGATCCGTATGGGTTCACTCGTCGATTCCGGGCTCGTCGCACGCCGTCTGCCATCACTGGAGATGTGGCTTTGCGCCAGTCCCTCCTATCTCAAGGCGCGGGGGACGCCCACCTCGGTCGCGGACCTCGCGGGCCACGATTTCATGGACAGGATTGATGGAACGACGGAGTGGACGTTCGATACCCCTGGTCGTGGAAAAGAGCACATCGCCATCTACCCCCGTGCGGTTTGCCCGGAGCCCGCGGTCGGGTTGGTGATGCTGATGGGCGGAGCGGGTATTGGCAGGCTCCCACGCTTCATGGCCGAGAAGGCGATTGCCGCTGGCGAACTGGTGCGGGTGCTCCCCCAGACGAAGCCGGACACGACCGAGGTCAATGCCCTGTACCCGAGCCACCGGAGCCTTTCGGCCAAGGTGCGGGTATTCATCGACGCGCTCACGGCTCATCTCGGAGGCAAGAAGCCTCGCTGA